DNA from Thermomicrobium roseum DSM 5159:
GGTTCAGTACTTCGAACGGGCCCGGTTCGAATACCATCCCGAAAACAAAGGAACACCCTTCGAGGTGTTGCTCGGACGCCTCGGGGCACAGTACGCGCAAGCCCGTGGAGTCGATACTCGGCCTGTCCCGATGCGCCCCGATGCGATCGAGGTCCCAGCACAGCTTCTCGACTACCGCTGGTCGCGGGCCGTCGCGACCGATGACGGCGCGATCTTCGGACGGGTGACCGCCCCTACCCTGGCGATCCGCAATGCCCCATCGAACAGCGCTCCGGCCGTCGCGTGGACTTATGCCCGGCATCCGGTTCCCATCCGTGGACTCACGCTCGGTGACCCGGTCGAAGGGAATCCGATTTGGTACGAGCTAGGAGACGGTCGCTACGTGGCAGCCGCCTGGGTCGAGCCGCTCGTACCGGATATTCCGCCGCGCCGTTTCGGTGGCCGGTGGGTCGACGTCAGTCTCCGGTCCTTCTACGCTGTGGCGTACGACGGCGATCGTCCCGTCTATGTGGCGATCATCACTGCCGGAAGAGACGGCAAGACACCGGTCGGCGTCTTCCAGATCTTCTATCGCGTCCGCAACGAGACGATGGACGCAGCGACTGTCGGGATCCCGCCGGGTTCGCCCGGTTACTATTACCTGACGAACGTCCAGTTTACCCAGTACTTCAAGTCAGGTGGCTACGCGCTCCACGGCAACTATTGGACACCGCCCGCACAATTCGGAGGATTCACCTCCAATGGTTGCGTCGGTCTGATGAACAGCGATGCCGAGTGGTTCTGGAATTTCTTGCATATTGGTTCGACCGTGAGTATCCATTACTGAGGCGCTTCCGCCGATTCCGAACGGAAGCGCTGCTGAAAGCAATCGAATGCGCATCGATTCCGCGCGGCGACATCGTGCGGGACAAGCGGGTGCTCGATCCATCATCCCCCGCCCGGGGCACCGAAGCCATTTTGCACGAACGACGAACCGACCGCGCCGCTGATCACCCGCTCACCCACCAGAAAGGTAGGGCACACAGCTGTGACAACCGTCGTTTGGTGGGTCCGACGCGACCTCCGTCTCCACGACAACCAGGCACTGGCCGCCGCGCTCACCCGTGCCCGCGAACTCGTGCCGCTCTTCGTTCTCGATCCTGCCTTGCTCGCTGGGCCGACCAGCAGTCAACGTCGCAACGCGTTCCTCTTCGCAGCGCTCCGCTCGCTGGACGCAGCGCTCCGCCGCCGCGGCAGTCGCTTGATCGTCCGCGCCGGCCGTCCCGAACAGGTTCTCCCCACCGTCGTTCGTGAAAGCGGGGCCACGCTCGTCATGGCCGAAGCGGATGGCTCACCCTACGCTCGGCGACGCGACGAGGCAGTCGCACGGTCTGTTCCCCTCCAGCTCGTCGAGGGTTCGACCCTGCGACCACTCGGCTCGATCCGCGCGCCCACCGGTGAGCCGT
Protein-coding regions in this window:
- a CDS encoding L,D-transpeptidase; amino-acid sequence: MPRRLAWFIGMVLVCSLVSPILLPVRHAHAIGWQGLILYFPQTGHHLSGEFLWAWISNGGVMTFGYPITEPFTQDGMVVQYFERARFEYHPQNSGTRYAVLATLLGSWLTETRRNEPAFRPIVADNPAALNSDPERRYFPETGHTLAYGFKAYWEANGGLYTFGYPISEEFTERNPDTGEFYTVQYFERARFEYHPENKGTPFEVLLGRLGAQYAQARGVDTRPVPMRPDAIEVPAQLLDYRWSRAVATDDGAIFGRVTAPTLAIRNAPSNSAPAVAWTYARHPVPIRGLTLGDPVEGNPIWYELGDGRYVAAAWVEPLVPDIPPRRFGGRWVDVSLRSFYAVAYDGDRPVYVAIITAGRDGKTPVGVFQIFYRVRNETMDAATVGIPPGSPGYYYLTNVQFTQYFKSGGYALHGNYWTPPAQFGGFTSNGCVGLMNSDAEWFWNFLHIGSTVSIHY